A stretch of DNA from Terriglobales bacterium:
GCGACGCCGCTACGCCGCCGTCCCCCGGGGTATCGAATGGCGGAGGAATTTCGGTGTACGCAGTTGACCAGAACACGGGTGCGTTGACCAAGGTCGCGTTTCACCCGGAACTCGGCGGCCAGCTGGCGTTCGATGCAACCGGTACCTGGCTTTTCGAGTCCACTGGAACGGCGATTAACGCTTATCGCATGGATGCCAACAGCGGCGCATTGACTCTCCAGAACTCAGCGAGCGTCCCCGTCGATCCGAACAATGACCGCGCCGGCGCCATCGCCGTCGTCGCCGTACACTGATCTCCGCGTTTTCGGCTTGATCACCATATTTCGAGGTCGGACAGGTCGCAGCACCGGCAGAAACGAGAACGCCCAACTTGTACCGAGCGACAAAAGACAGCTCACTAAGAGTGCGGATGGAATTGCACCCGCCTTCACTGTTCGCCGGGAGCAGTGCGTTCGTCGTCGGTTTTTTCCGGCCGGAGGAGCGGAAACAGGATTACGTCGCGGATCGAGCGCGAGTCGGTCAGCAACATGGTGAGGCGATCGATTCCCAAGCCGTACCCGGCCGTCGGCGGCATGCCGTACGAGAGCGCGCGGACGTAATCGTAGTCCACCTCGGCCATGGCTTCCTGGTCGCCGGCGGCGCGGGCGCGCACCTGGTCCTGAAAGCGGCTTAACTGCTCATCGGGATCGTTGAGCTCGCTGAACGCGTTTCCTACTTCCAGGCCGCCAATGAACACCTCGAAGCGCTCCACCCATCCAGGCTCGTCGCGCTTGTCCTTGGACAGCGGCGAGACGGACTTGGGGAAGTCGTAGATCATGGTTGGCTGGAAAAGCTTTTTCTCGGCGATGGCTTCGAACAACGCGACCGTGGCCTTGCCCAGGTCGTCGGCATCGAATTCGACCCGATCAATCTCCTCGCGTCCGACGCCATCCATGCGCGCTGGCTCGCCAATCATCTGCCCGCGAACTGAGTTCAGGCGATCGACGGCGGCTTCCAGCCGGGCAGGATCGGCGAAGTCGGCAACCTCGGGCGCGGGCGCGGCGGCCGGCGGCCAGTGCTTGATGATGGCTTCGCGCATCGACAGCCGCTGCCACGCGGTCCAGTCCAGGTCGCGGCCGTTCCACGTGTTGGTGGTGGTTCCGTTTACCTCGCGCGCGAGAAAGGGCAGCAACTCCTCGGTCAGGTCCATCAGGTCGCGGTAGTCGCTGTAAGCCTGGTAGAACTCGAGCATGGTGAACTCGGGGTTGTGCTGCGTGGAGATGCCCTCGTTGCGGAAATTCCGGTTGATCTCGTAGACGCGTTCCAGCCCGCCGACAATCAGCCGCTTCAGGTAGAGTTCGGGGGCGATCCGCAAATAAAGGTTGATGTCGAGCGTGTTGTGATGGGTGATGAAGGGGCGCGCGACGGCGCCGCCGGCGACCGGGTGCATCATCGGCGTCTCCACCTCGATGTAGCCGCGCGCGTCGAAAAACTTCCGCAGCGCCTGCACCACCTTGCCGCGCTTGACGAAGACGTCGCGGACCTCGGGATTCATGAACAGGTCCACGTAACGCTGGCGGTAACGGGTTTCCACGTCTGTGAGCCCGTGAAATTTTTCCGGCAAGGGAAGCAGGTCCTTGGCGAGAAACGTGATCTCGTCGACGTGCACGCTCAGCTCGCCGGTGCGGGTGCGGAACAGGTAGCCGCGGACTCCGATGTGGTCGCCGACGTCGAGCAGCTTGAACAGCTCCCAGCCCTTGTCGCCGACAGCATCCTTCTTCACGTAGATCTGCAGCCGCTGGCCGGCCTGTTGCAGGTGCGCGAAAGCTGCTTTGCCCATCAGGCGAATGCCGCCCATCAACCGTCCGGCAACTTTGCCCTCGGTCTTGTTGGCCTCCAACTGCTCCGCCGTTTGGTCCTTGTACTCCGAAACGATCTGCGGAATGGCGTGGGTGGCCGCGTACTTGTGCGGAAAAGCGAACTGGCCGAGGGCTTCGATCTGGGCCAGTTTGTCGCGGCGGAGGCGGTAGATTTCGTCGTCGAGTGCCAAGGATGTCTAACCTTCGCGAGAGAAACACAGATTATAAAGGATGGAGTTCACCACCGAGGCGCCGAGATCACCGAAGAGCACGGGGAACCTCGATTGCCCTGGCTGCAGATGAACGCCAGCGCAGAGGAAGGACAGCCGATCCGTGATCCTATGCGGTCATCAGCGGCCCGCCTTTCCCGCTGGCCAGCAATTCCCGCACAACGATCGTGTTCATCGCTCACCAGTGGTTGTGACCCTGTCCTGACCGGCTTGTGTAAGCGGCGCGAACGGCTGTAAGATGTAGCGTTTCCGACCTCACATCAGGGTAATGGCAGAGGTTATGCCGCAAAACTACGTCCCCATTTTTCTGTTTGTCGCCGTCGTTGCCATCGCCATCCCGGCGACGCTCATGATTGCCAAGCTGGTGCGGCCGAACAACCCGGAGAGAACCAAGCTCATGCCCTACGAGTGCGGCATCGATCCGGTGGACAATGCGCGCGGCCGCTACACGGTGCGTTTTTACATCGTCGCCATCCTGTTCGTGGTCTTCGACGTGGAGACCATCTTCCTGTTTCCGTGGGCGGTGCAGTACCGGGTTCTGGGACTGTTCGGGCTGGTGGAGATACTGGTGTTCCTCGCCATCCTGGTAGTGGGTTACGTGTGGATCTGGAAGAAGGGCGCTCTGGAATGGGTGTAAGCGCCCCGGCAATTCCCGCCGTTCGCCGTTTTTTCAGGTGACCGTTGCAGGCGTGACGTAGCGCACAGTCGAATGTTTGCGCGCGGGCGGGTTCCGGCCCGGAAGTGAGTTTGGTCACAAACGGATGTGAGCTGTGTACGTGGCGGCGCGGCCGCAAGACTGTTACAAGAAGATACCGCCGCCAGGCACTTGCACCGGAGAGGACTGATCAGGGAAATTCATGGCCGACGAGACAACTCCCAAGGACCCATCCCAGCCGGCGGAATCGAAGCCGGCGGCCGAGAAGCCCGCACCGCCCGCCGCCAAGCCGGCTGCGCCTGCGGCACCGGCTAAGCCCGCCGGGCCGACCCCGCAACCGTGGGAGTCGGAGATGGTGGCCCATTTCAAGCAGCGGTTCGGCTCCGGAATCCGCGAGGCCAGCAGTTACGTGGGCCAGAACTACATGGTCGCGGATAGCTCGATCGTATTTCAGTTGCTGCAGGTCCTGCGCGACGATGAAGACTTCGACTACTGTGTCGACATCACCGCCGTGCACTATCCGCAGCGCGCCGAGCAGTTCGACCTGGTCTGGATCCTTTATTCCTTCCCGCGCAACGAGCGCATCCGCGTCAAGACGCTGCTCCAGGACGGCGCGCCGGCACCCAGCGTCACCAGCCTGTGGTCGACGGCAAATTGGCTGGAGAGGGAAGTGTTCGACATGTTCGGCATCCGCTTCGAGGGCCATCCGGACCTGAAGCGCATCCTGCTGCCTGAGGGCTGGCAGGGCCACCCATTGCGCAAGGAA
This window harbors:
- a CDS encoding NADH-quinone oxidoreductase subunit C; this encodes MADETTPKDPSQPAESKPAAEKPAPPAAKPAAPAAPAKPAGPTPQPWESEMVAHFKQRFGSGIREASSYVGQNYMVADSSIVFQLLQVLRDDEDFDYCVDITAVHYPQRAEQFDLVWILYSFPRNERIRVKTLLQDGAPAPSVTSLWSTANWLEREVFDMFGIRFEGHPDLKRILLPEGWQGHPLRKEYSIIQQDTEWVKINLGIESGQ
- a CDS encoding NADH-quinone oxidoreductase subunit A: MPQNYVPIFLFVAVVAIAIPATLMIAKLVRPNNPERTKLMPYECGIDPVDNARGRYTVRFYIVAILFVVFDVETIFLFPWAVQYRVLGLFGLVEILVFLAILVVGYVWIWKKGALEWV
- a CDS encoding lysine--tRNA ligase, which codes for MALDDEIYRLRRDKLAQIEALGQFAFPHKYAATHAIPQIVSEYKDQTAEQLEANKTEGKVAGRLMGGIRLMGKAAFAHLQQAGQRLQIYVKKDAVGDKGWELFKLLDVGDHIGVRGYLFRTRTGELSVHVDEITFLAKDLLPLPEKFHGLTDVETRYRQRYVDLFMNPEVRDVFVKRGKVVQALRKFFDARGYIEVETPMMHPVAGGAVARPFITHHNTLDINLYLRIAPELYLKRLIVGGLERVYEINRNFRNEGISTQHNPEFTMLEFYQAYSDYRDLMDLTEELLPFLAREVNGTTTNTWNGRDLDWTAWQRLSMREAIIKHWPPAAAPAPEVADFADPARLEAAVDRLNSVRGQMIGEPARMDGVGREEIDRVEFDADDLGKATVALFEAIAEKKLFQPTMIYDFPKSVSPLSKDKRDEPGWVERFEVFIGGLEVGNAFSELNDPDEQLSRFQDQVRARAAGDQEAMAEVDYDYVRALSYGMPPTAGYGLGIDRLTMLLTDSRSIRDVILFPLLRPEKTDDERTAPGEQ